The proteins below come from a single Paramormyrops kingsleyae isolate MSU_618 chromosome 25, PKINGS_0.4, whole genome shotgun sequence genomic window:
- the LOC140582988 gene encoding uncharacterized protein, translated as MQESQARRKKTNIIKGREKRRQISVRRREDEKTPMKDDKLQVQDVGLVCSPHQEIRANEVQEVWQKEACEVVVAVVPSKEGTVRYTLRHREFLTLKPDAWLMGEVIEAYIQAVCNTTGEGKRLFNLNHYTTQIILTGSREEVARCSMKRVHLDQYHGVVGFFNTGAHWKLICLNAVKEIIAVLDPNAHCETEDSARAAKRFSEFFKMRRIQHGLEDWVDIKWKPSTIEHTKQTDSSSCGVFVMKMAAEMVTSFPDLPDEIIVPPSKPNIRELRLQMAKFLLSSSEKKRPIHTLGGAVD; from the exons ATGCAAGAAAGCCaagcaagaagaaaaaaaacaaacatcattAAAGGAAGAGAAAAAAGAAGACAAATTAGTGTTAGAAGAAGAGAAGATGAAAAAACTCCAATGAAAGATGACAAATTGCAGGTCCAGGATGTTGGGCTAGTGTGTTCTCCGCATCAAGAAATCAGAGCTAATGAG GTGCAGGAGGTATGGCAAAAAGAGGCATGTGAAGTAGTGGTTGCAGTAGTTCCATCAAAAGAGGGGACTGTACGTTATACATTGCGTCACAGAGAGTTCCTGACTTTGAAGCCCGACGCCTGGCTCATGGGAGAG GTGATAGAGGCCTACATTCAAGCTGTCTGCAACACAACAGGAGAAGGAAAAAGACTGTTCAACCTTAATCATTACACAACACAAATAATTTTGACCGGCAGCAGGGAGGAGGTTGCCAGATGTAGCATGAAAAGA GTGCACCTTGATCAATACCACGGAGTTGTTGGGTTTTTCAATACAGGTGCACACTGGAAACTCATA TGTCTGAATGCTGTAAAAGAGATAATTGCTGTGCTGGACCCAAATGCACACTGTGAAACTGAGGATTCTGCAAGGGCAGCAAAGCGATTCAG TGAATTTTTCAAGATGAGGCGAATTCAGCATGGCTTGGAAGACTGGGTGGACATTAAATGGAAGCCCAGCACAATTGAACACACCAAGCAGACTGATAGTAGCAGCTGTGGAGTTTTTGTTATGAAG ATGGCTGCAGAAATGGTGACAAGCTTTCCAGACCTGCCAGATGAAATCATAGTTCCACCCTCCAAACCTAACATCAGGGAGCTCCGGCTTCAGATGGCGAAATTTCTTTTGAGCTCATCAG AGAAGAAAAGGCCAATTCACACTCTTGGTGGTGCCGTGGATTAG